ACCGGACCAGACCGCGTAATACACAGGGTACGCCGACAACGGCATAGACTCCTGGTCCCGCTGACACCTCAGCCAAAACCTGCGCATAATTCATGGGGTGATAATGCGACCCTCGGCCCCGATCAAGATCCTCCGCCGAGCGAAATACTCTCATTTCAAAATGGGGCTGGCCCGCACACGCTGTGAGTGGCAAGGCAGCAATTACTCCGTCGACGGCTCCGGTCAAAAGAAGGTACTCTGTCAACGCTGTGGTTACCCCTCCCGAGGCAGATAGAATCCTTCTGGCCGGATCATTGTCATAGGCAACAAAATAGTCGGCATCAGTTGCAAGGCCAAATGTTACTCCCTGCAAAGATGCCGCCGTCGCGTACTGGGCAATACATTCAGGGGAGTTTGGACAAATATTGAGACAGTCGCCGCAGTGGGTACAGGTATCGACATCAACTGTGGGCTGCCATGTACGACGAAATTGCCACCTCATACTGATTGTCGATTGCGGACACCCTGCTGAGCAAAGACCACAACCGATACAAAGGCTATGAGCTACAATTTGGGTTATATTGTGTCCACGGTCATCAAGTGACGCAGCCATTTATATCACTTTCAGGCTTTCTGATCACAATCGACAGGTGCGTACCGCCGGCAATTTTTGACATGACCGTATCACCGATAAAGGAATATATCTTTTGTCTCGTCGTTTTCGCCACATAATAGGGCGAGTAAACAGGATCCGTCAGAGAAAAAGTTTTAACTGTGGCGTGGATGTGATTGTCATCAAGAAACTTCTGCATTCCCTGACGTGAAATCGCCCAGAGGTGCCTGGGAGGGTCCATGCCGTGCAGCATTTTCCCGGTCAAAAGTTTGCGGATAACAGCGAGTTTGCTAAGTTGACTTGAATCTTTAATTCGCTGCACACGATCCTTCAAGTTCGAATTCGGGTAAGCAAAATATTCCAGGGAGTCACCGTTTGGGCAAACAATCAGCAGAGTACCACCCTTCGCCAAAATTCGGATTAATTTCAGGATAAACGCGGAGGGATCGGTCAAGTGTTCAAGAAGGTGGCGGCACATAATGAAGTCGTACTTTTGAACGTCAGCTATGAGTTTGGACGCATCCAGGTTTAAAACATTGCTAAGCCCTACTTTTTCGCGTGCAAAAGCACAAGCTTCACTGTCAAGATCAACATAGACACTGCGGCCATAACCAAAATGCTCAAACGCCTTCGCATAAAATCCGCCACCGCCGCCAATGTCAAGCATTGTCAACTGTGCATTTTTTTGCAATTTAAGC
This is a stretch of genomic DNA from Desulfuromonadaceae bacterium. It encodes these proteins:
- a CDS encoding class I SAM-dependent methyltransferase, whose product is MIVSVQGSNCLFCGGATTPVYSMRDYTICQCVDCKTGVAAPMPSASELEGFYKGFLFAANIRNLETILESSPRMFSSLKLQKNAQLTMLDIGGGGGFYAKAFEHFGYGRSVYVDLDSEACAFAREKVGLSNVLNLDASKLIADVQKYDFIMCRHLLEHLTDPSAFILKLIRILAKGGTLLIVCPNGDSLEYFAYPNSNLKDRVQRIKDSSQLSKLAVIRKLLTGKMLHGMDPPRHLWAISRQGMQKFLDDNHIHATVKTFSLTDPVYSPYYVAKTTRQKIYSFIGDTVMSKIAGGTHLSIVIRKPESDINGCVT